The following proteins are co-located in the Brevibacillus laterosporus DSM 25 genome:
- a CDS encoding aspartyl-phosphate phosphatase Spo0E family protein, which translates to MKTENSQLENDLQKIIEILRQEFVMLYYKEGSFVHPTVLQMSQQLDDYIVAIQKLSLTKLTEVNDR; encoded by the coding sequence ATGAAAACAGAAAATTCTCAACTCGAAAATGATTTACAAAAAATTATTGAAATCCTCCGTCAAGAATTTGTGATGTTGTATTACAAAGAAGGCTCATTTGTACACCCAACCGTACTTCAAATGAGCCAGCAACTAGATGATTACATCGTTGCAATTCAAAAGCTTAGTCTCACAAAATTGACAGAAGTAAATGACAGATGA
- the sucD gene encoding succinate--CoA ligase subunit alpha, whose product MSVFINKDTKVIVQGITGSTALFHTKQMLEYGTKIVGGVTPGKGGTEVEGVPVFNTLSEAVESTGATASVIYVPARFAADAILEAVDAELDLVICITEHIPVLDMVKVKRYMEGKKTRLVGPNCPGVITPDECKIGIMPGYIHKKGHVGIVSRSGTLTYEAVHQLTVEGIGQSTAVGIGGDPVNGTNFIDVLQAFNEDPETYAIIMIGEIGGTAEEEAALWVKEHATKPVVGFIGGRTAPPGKRMGHAGAIISGGKGTADEKIRVMNECGIKVAETPAVMGELLISVLKEKGLYDKCKTH is encoded by the coding sequence GTGAGCGTATTTATTAATAAAGATACAAAGGTAATTGTCCAAGGTATTACGGGTTCAACAGCTTTGTTCCATACAAAACAAATGTTGGAATATGGCACAAAAATCGTAGGTGGAGTAACTCCTGGTAAAGGTGGTACAGAGGTAGAAGGCGTGCCAGTATTCAACACCTTGTCAGAAGCAGTTGAGAGCACTGGTGCAACGGCTTCCGTTATTTATGTACCAGCTCGCTTTGCAGCAGATGCGATCCTAGAAGCGGTTGACGCTGAGCTAGATTTGGTTATTTGCATCACCGAGCATATCCCAGTTCTTGATATGGTAAAAGTAAAACGCTACATGGAAGGCAAGAAGACTCGCCTAGTAGGTCCAAACTGCCCTGGGGTTATTACACCAGATGAGTGCAAAATCGGTATCATGCCTGGTTACATTCATAAAAAAGGCCATGTAGGAATTGTTTCCCGCTCTGGTACCTTAACTTATGAAGCAGTACACCAATTAACAGTTGAAGGTATCGGCCAATCAACAGCAGTTGGGATTGGTGGAGACCCGGTAAATGGAACTAACTTTATTGATGTGCTACAGGCATTTAATGAAGACCCTGAAACGTATGCGATCATTATGATCGGTGAAATCGGTGGTACAGCTGAAGAGGAAGCGGCTCTTTGGGTAAAAGAGCATGCAACGAAACCAGTAGTAGGCTTCATCGGTGGACGTACAGCGCCTCCAGGAAAACGCATGGGACATGCTGGTGCTATCATCTCTGGTGGTAAAGGGACAGCAGATGAAAAAATCCGTGTAATGAACGAGTGCGGCATTAAAGTAGCAGAGACTCCAGCAGTAATGGGTGAGCTATTAATTTCCGTATTAAAAGAAAAAGGCCTGTATGACAAGTGCAAAACTCACTAA
- a CDS encoding superinfection exclusion protein — translation MGEQAGLIYNTLADYDLFQYDNNIKPDYANATVVEFWDEEEQDWLEWSDEETGIDDINEYFKQNES, via the coding sequence ATTGGCGAACAAGCAGGACTGATATACAACACACTTGCCGATTATGATCTATTTCAGTATGACAATAACATCAAACCGGATTATGCAAATGCTACTGTTGTAGAGTTTTGGGATGAAGAAGAACAAGATTGGCTAGAATGGTCTGATGAAGAAACTGGAATTGATGATATTAACGAATATTTTAAGCAGAACGAGTCCTAA
- the sucC gene encoding ADP-forming succinate--CoA ligase subunit beta — protein sequence MNIHEYQGKEVLRQYGVAVPNGKVAFTVEEAVEAAKELGTKVCVVKAQIHAGGRGKAGGVKVAKSLDEVKAYASEILGKTLVTHQTGPEGKEVKRLLIEEGCDIKKEYYLGLVLDRATSRVVLMGSEEGGTEIEEVAAATPEKIFKEYIDPVVGLTPFQARRLAFNINIPTELINKAAAFMTALYTAFVEKDCSIAEINPLVVTGDGNVMALDAKLNFDSNALYRHKDIMEYRDLEEEDPKEIEASRYDLSYISLDGNIGCMVNGAGLAMATMDIIKHFGGDPANFLDVGGGATAEKVTEAFKIILSDKNVKGIFVNIFGGIMKCDIIATGVVEAAKQLSLEVPLVVRLEGTNVDLGKQILTDSGLNITSADSMADGAQKIVSLVG from the coding sequence ATGAACATTCATGAGTATCAAGGAAAAGAGGTTCTGCGACAATATGGGGTTGCTGTTCCAAACGGGAAAGTAGCTTTCACTGTTGAAGAGGCCGTAGAAGCAGCAAAAGAACTAGGTACGAAAGTATGCGTTGTAAAAGCTCAAATCCACGCAGGTGGACGTGGTAAAGCTGGTGGTGTAAAAGTAGCTAAGTCGCTAGATGAAGTAAAAGCATACGCAAGCGAAATTCTGGGCAAAACGTTGGTAACTCATCAAACTGGTCCAGAAGGTAAAGAAGTAAAACGCCTTTTAATTGAAGAAGGTTGCGATATTAAAAAAGAATATTATTTAGGTCTAGTTTTAGATAGAGCTACTTCCCGCGTGGTATTGATGGGCTCCGAGGAAGGCGGCACTGAGATCGAAGAGGTAGCAGCTGCAACACCTGAAAAAATCTTTAAGGAATATATTGACCCGGTAGTTGGCTTAACGCCATTCCAAGCTAGACGCTTAGCATTTAACATCAATATTCCTACAGAGCTTATCAATAAAGCCGCAGCGTTTATGACAGCTTTGTACACTGCTTTTGTTGAGAAAGATTGCTCAATCGCTGAAATCAATCCGCTAGTCGTAACAGGCGATGGGAACGTAATGGCATTGGATGCAAAACTGAATTTTGATTCCAATGCATTATACCGCCATAAAGACATTATGGAATACAGAGATTTGGAAGAAGAAGATCCAAAAGAGATTGAAGCATCTAGATATGATTTAAGCTACATTTCCCTAGATGGTAACATCGGTTGCATGGTAAATGGCGCAGGTCTAGCAATGGCTACAATGGATATTATCAAACACTTTGGTGGAGACCCTGCCAACTTCCTAGATGTAGGGGGCGGTGCTACTGCTGAGAAAGTAACGGAAGCCTTTAAAATCATTTTGTCTGATAAAAATGTAAAAGGAATTTTCGTTAATATCTTTGGTGGAATTATGAAGTGCGACATTATTGCTACTGGTGTAGTTGAGGCAGCGAAACAATTAAGCCTTGAAGTACCATTGGTTGTTCGTCTTGAAGGTACAAATGTTGATTTGGGCAAACAGATTCTAACAGACTCTGGTTTAAACATTACCTCTGCTGACTCGATGGCAGACGGCGCTCAAAAGATTGTATCACTCGTGGGTTAA
- a CDS encoding helix-turn-helix domain-containing protein, with amino-acid sequence MSVSLTFTTLGELIKGKRVGMGISLSELGRLSGVSKGVLSKIESGETKRPELRTLKPIADVLEIPYEEIIERYVEIEHRIEVLDDILQLCIEVSNPSLMTKVATKFLENSKEETYVLLEHVHRLANKTVNNEVRLSLYNTIIKYARGHGIPMYIAKSSLQKYLIERQDFKTMEESFKIGEEVIHYVDFLSEEEKIILYFRMGLQAYAIKKYKDCIELCKAGIALEKNDTELKARAYLAMINSLYFLGFYDEVERFLTVYKEFDYHFVNESATLTQAMVKAKRKEYETAIPLLLVCLQNTSKGSKIHAVNELFELYLEMGKFDSIAELIAQEDNFLKIESKTPYKYYSIGLYFQYKANYQILIKLFEEGLDSYLSSMSAYGKINAYQDINQCMESILDFYISKNKYLDLQMLHKLQKVYNGITQDKIIS; translated from the coding sequence ATGAGTGTGAGTCTAACTTTCACAACATTGGGGGAACTGATAAAGGGGAAAAGAGTAGGGATGGGGATTAGCTTATCAGAATTGGGAAGACTGTCAGGAGTTAGTAAAGGGGTCTTATCGAAGATTGAATCTGGAGAAACGAAACGCCCAGAGCTTCGGACATTAAAACCGATTGCAGATGTTTTAGAAATCCCCTATGAAGAGATCATCGAACGCTATGTTGAAATAGAACATCGGATCGAAGTCTTGGATGATATATTACAGTTGTGCATTGAAGTCTCAAACCCTTCTCTGATGACTAAGGTGGCAACGAAATTCCTTGAAAATTCTAAAGAAGAAACATATGTACTATTAGAGCATGTACATAGGCTGGCTAATAAAACTGTAAACAATGAAGTTAGACTGTCGTTATACAATACAATTATTAAATATGCAAGAGGACACGGTATTCCCATGTACATAGCCAAATCGTCCCTGCAAAAATACCTAATTGAAAGACAAGATTTTAAAACTATGGAGGAGTCATTTAAAATTGGCGAAGAAGTTATTCATTATGTAGATTTTTTATCTGAGGAAGAAAAGATAATTTTATATTTCAGAATGGGGCTTCAAGCATATGCTATAAAGAAATATAAAGATTGTATTGAACTATGCAAAGCAGGGATTGCATTAGAGAAAAATGATACAGAGCTAAAAGCTAGAGCATATTTAGCAATGATTAACTCACTCTATTTTTTAGGGTTTTATGATGAAGTTGAGAGGTTTCTGACTGTCTATAAAGAATTTGATTATCATTTTGTCAATGAATCAGCTACATTGACTCAAGCAATGGTAAAGGCGAAAAGAAAGGAATACGAAACAGCCATCCCGCTGTTACTTGTGTGTCTACAAAACACCAGCAAGGGTTCAAAAATTCATGCAGTTAATGAATTATTTGAACTATATTTAGAGATGGGGAAATTTGATTCCATTGCAGAATTAATTGCGCAGGAAGACAACTTCTTGAAAATTGAATCAAAAACACCTTATAAATATTATTCAATTGGATTGTATTTTCAATATAAAGCGAATTACCAAATTTTAATTAAATTATTTGAAGAAGGATTGGATAGTTACCTTAGCAGCATGTCTGCATATGGGAAAATCAATGCTTATCAAGATATTAATCAATGTATGGAAAGCATACTTGATTTTTATATATCCAAAAACAAATATCTTGATTTACAAATGCTACATAAGCTCCAAAAGGTATATAATGGAATTACGCAGGATAAGATAATTAGTTAG
- the odhB gene encoding 2-oxoglutarate dehydrogenase complex dihydrolipoyllysine-residue succinyltransferase codes for MAEVKVPELAESISEGTVGKWLKQQGEAVAMGEILLELETDKVNVEIIAENEGVLTQVLKEEGDTVKVGETIAVIDEAGAASTPKAESKPAPTSQPAPEVKAQPATQEEESKQSVVASPAARKHARERGIDLNEITTMDPLGRVRKHDVSTFDPSQQVATPKQAAPAPKAAPQAEEVNPAKPVERQRMSRRRQTIAKRLVEVQQSAAMLTTFNEVDMTAIMALRNKRKDAFEKKNNVKLGFMSFFTKAVIGALKKFPLLNAEIQGDEIVLKKFYDIGIAVSAPEGLVVPVVRDADRMSFAEIEKGIGDLAVKARDNKLALSDLQGGTFTITNGGVFGSLLSTPILNAPQVGILGMHTIQTRPVAIDQERMENRPMMYIALSYDHRIVDGREAVGFLVTVKNLLEDPESLLLEG; via the coding sequence ATGGCAGAGGTAAAAGTACCAGAATTAGCAGAATCCATTTCAGAGGGAACAGTAGGTAAGTGGCTTAAACAGCAAGGTGAGGCAGTAGCCATGGGGGAAATCCTACTTGAATTGGAAACCGATAAAGTAAACGTAGAAATTATCGCTGAAAATGAAGGTGTGTTAACGCAAGTATTAAAAGAAGAGGGTGACACCGTTAAAGTGGGTGAAACCATTGCAGTTATTGATGAAGCTGGAGCAGCATCAACACCAAAAGCGGAAAGCAAACCTGCGCCAACTTCACAACCTGCACCAGAAGTAAAAGCACAACCAGCTACTCAAGAGGAAGAAAGTAAGCAGTCTGTAGTAGCTTCTCCAGCGGCTAGAAAGCATGCTAGAGAACGCGGAATTGACCTAAATGAAATTACTACAATGGATCCGTTAGGTCGCGTTCGCAAACATGATGTTTCTACTTTTGATCCAAGCCAGCAAGTAGCTACACCAAAACAAGCGGCTCCTGCTCCAAAAGCGGCGCCACAAGCTGAAGAGGTTAACCCTGCTAAACCAGTTGAGCGTCAAAGAATGTCTCGCCGCCGTCAGACGATCGCAAAACGCTTAGTAGAGGTACAACAATCAGCAGCGATGCTAACTACTTTTAACGAAGTAGATATGACAGCGATTATGGCTCTACGTAACAAACGTAAGGATGCGTTTGAGAAGAAAAATAATGTAAAGCTTGGCTTTATGTCCTTCTTTACGAAAGCAGTTATTGGTGCGTTGAAAAAATTCCCGCTCCTAAATGCTGAAATTCAAGGCGATGAAATCGTATTGAAGAAGTTCTATGATATCGGTATTGCTGTATCTGCACCAGAAGGCTTGGTTGTTCCAGTTGTTCGCGATGCAGATCGCATGAGCTTTGCTGAAATTGAAAAAGGAATTGGTGATTTAGCTGTAAAAGCAAGAGACAACAAGCTAGCTTTGTCTGACTTGCAAGGTGGAACGTTCACTATCACAAACGGTGGCGTATTCGGCTCTCTATTGTCCACACCAATTCTAAATGCTCCACAGGTAGGTATACTGGGTATGCATACAATCCAGACTCGTCCAGTAGCGATTGATCAAGAACGTATGGAAAACAGACCGATGATGTATATCGCGCTTTCCTACGACCACAGAATCGTTGACGGTCGGGAAGCAGTAGGATTCTTAGTAACAGTGAAAAACCTATTGGAAGACCCAGAATCTCTATTGCTAGAAGGCTAA
- a CDS encoding N-acetylmuramoyl-L-alanine amidase, which translates to MIEKLLTPNDYARPRLKVKTIKGIVIHWVAAPMQKAINTWGFFEIRKFGKTNYGSAHYIIDLNGDILRCVPENEMAYHVGSTTYTTSALKRLSTYPNNCTIGTECNHIDMGGKMTSKTYQSLLDFCVQLLKRYNLTENDLWLHKEVVGWKDCHRWFVNNPDEWALFKEKVGQELHGDTSKNTENITKEKVVYIMSKYFKDIPEKMKWVSDPADRLYEKGIVLGDEKGNLHPDKPATRAEVISFIDRAVEYVLKEVK; encoded by the coding sequence ATGATTGAAAAACTACTTACCCCTAACGACTACGCCAGACCTCGTTTAAAAGTAAAAACGATCAAAGGAATTGTCATACACTGGGTAGCTGCACCCATGCAAAAGGCAATTAATACATGGGGATTTTTTGAGATTCGTAAATTTGGAAAAACAAACTATGGATCAGCTCACTACATTATAGATTTAAATGGTGATATTTTAAGATGCGTTCCTGAAAATGAAATGGCTTATCACGTAGGTTCAACTACATACACTACTTCTGCTTTGAAACGTTTAAGTACATATCCTAACAACTGCACGATTGGCACTGAATGTAATCATATAGATATGGGTGGGAAGATGACTTCTAAAACTTATCAATCTCTTTTAGATTTCTGTGTACAGCTATTAAAGCGATATAACCTAACTGAAAATGATCTTTGGCTACATAAGGAAGTTGTTGGCTGGAAGGATTGTCACCGATGGTTTGTAAATAATCCTGATGAGTGGGCTTTGTTTAAAGAGAAAGTTGGACAAGAATTACACGGTGACACTTCTAAAAATACAGAAAATATTACAAAAGAAAAGGTGGTATATATCATGTCAAAATATTTTAAAGACATTCCTGAAAAGATGAAATGGGTTTCTGATCCGGCAGATCGTTTGTATGAGAAAGGCATTGTACTTGGAGATGAGAAAGGCAATTTACATCCAGATAAGCCAGCAACTCGTGCTGAGGTAATCTCTTTTATTGATCGAGCAGTTGAATATGTTCTGAAAGAAGTTAAATAA
- a CDS encoding DNRLRE domain-containing protein gives MAGRFETIERPLEIHELASIKDSTIREGIPTLSYGSDPSMLIGRTNSERFRGLVEFDLSKLPKGKELKRAKLKLYCGYLESPINLALFEILDDWREHDVTWSNQPPQGRKITEKYITHADGYIEIDVFSLVKEWYEGKTPNHGVFLFAEEQNEQSTIQLQTRESSTPPILEVGFYKLI, from the coding sequence ATGGCAGGTCGTTTTGAAACGATTGAGCGACCATTAGAGATTCACGAATTAGCATCCATTAAAGACAGTACAATTCGTGAGGGTATTCCTACTCTTAGCTATGGCTCAGATCCTAGTATGCTAATTGGTAGGACTAATTCAGAGCGCTTTCGTGGATTGGTTGAATTTGATTTATCTAAGCTACCCAAAGGAAAAGAATTAAAACGAGCTAAGTTAAAGCTTTACTGTGGATACTTAGAATCGCCCATTAATCTTGCTTTGTTTGAAATTCTCGATGATTGGCGAGAACATGACGTAACATGGAGTAATCAGCCACCTCAAGGTAGAAAGATAACTGAGAAGTACATTACTCATGCTGATGGATATATTGAAATTGATGTCTTCTCTTTAGTTAAAGAATGGTATGAAGGAAAAACACCCAATCATGGTGTTTTTTTATTTGCAGAGGAACAAAATGAGCAATCAACTATTCAGCTACAAACAAGGGAATCGTCCACTCCCCCTATATTAGAAGTAGGGTTTTATAAGCTTATATGA
- a CDS encoding CgeB family protein produces MKILAILSFDIFRYSIGNALEKLGHEIIYLENFNEDTLEQAINTFHPDMAFSMGWDIWHVPFHNEGRLPLVKEILQKHNIFHVYFAEEDWLHHQKWSLLYVKTIEPNYVLTRSTTCIRNYLNLGIPATFFNVGCNPAFHKPVPINLNYQCDVALIANGHFGQSEVRHKSISDLIIPLFEQPFHTRIWGKRWENVHLHHNKIIPPEMLHGILPYIETPKVYNSAKISISLQSCNDQLSNRTFDILSSGGFLLTSDTPAVRINLIPEVNCVVSSSPEETVEKIKYYLTHEDERIRIAKTGRDYAIKNFAYQKTLTEIWPKILAEYRKAMYR; encoded by the coding sequence ATGAAAATTTTAGCTATACTATCATTTGATATTTTTCGCTATTCAATTGGAAATGCGCTTGAAAAGCTAGGTCACGAAATTATTTATTTAGAAAATTTTAATGAAGACACACTGGAACAAGCAATCAATACATTTCATCCAGATATGGCATTTAGTATGGGATGGGATATCTGGCATGTGCCATTCCACAATGAAGGAAGGTTACCTTTAGTTAAAGAAATTCTCCAAAAACATAATATTTTTCATGTTTATTTTGCTGAAGAAGATTGGCTACACCATCAAAAATGGTCACTTTTATATGTTAAAACGATTGAACCTAATTATGTTTTAACAAGAAGTACTACTTGCATACGAAATTATCTTAATTTAGGGATACCTGCTACGTTTTTTAATGTAGGCTGTAATCCCGCTTTTCACAAACCTGTACCAATTAATCTAAATTATCAATGTGATGTCGCTTTAATTGCAAACGGGCATTTTGGTCAAAGTGAAGTTAGACATAAGAGTATTTCTGATCTTATAATTCCTCTTTTCGAGCAGCCTTTTCATACTAGAATCTGGGGAAAAAGATGGGAAAATGTTCATCTTCACCATAATAAAATAATACCTCCTGAAATGCTACATGGTATTTTACCCTATATTGAAACACCAAAGGTTTATAATTCTGCAAAAATCTCCATTAGTTTACAAAGCTGTAACGATCAATTGAGCAATCGCACTTTTGATATCTTATCGTCAGGAGGTTTTTTACTTACTTCTGATACCCCAGCAGTTCGTATCAACCTTATTCCTGAAGTAAATTGTGTAGTCTCCAGTTCTCCCGAAGAGACAGTAGAGAAAATTAAGTATTATCTAACGCATGAAGATGAACGGATTCGAATCGCAAAGACTGGACGTGATTACGCGATTAAAAACTTTGCCTATCAGAAAACCCTTACTGAGATTTGGCCGAAAATTTTAGCTGAGTATAGAAAAGCTATGTATCGATAA